CTTTTTAAAATCCAGGTGCGTGTATGATGGATACAAACCCTAACGTGTTAGGGCTGGAGGACCAGCATAGAACTGTAAGTAGCCCACGATGTTTGATTGTTGTAACAGCAGATAAATGGTTTTGTAATCTGGCTATCTATCAGGTAATTGACAGCACTTGATCTCTCTCATCACTTTACTCATCTACAACTGGCAGTTTTCTGACCCTTTGCCCATTAAAGTAAGTGTTGGGTTACTTGACTGGACTGAGAAATGTAACTTATATACCCTGCAAATAGTTTTTCATAAATCacgattttttttcttctaaaatgccaccctattcactatgtagtgcactgcttttgactagggcctgactacttttgaacaggcctggacaaaagtagtgaatagggtgccatttggggacaaaagtagtgaatagggtgccatttggggacaaaagtagtgaatagggtgccatttgggatgcatccgtGAGTGATGATACTGTCCACTTCCAGGCTTCCTCCAGTTCCTCTGGCTGTAGGGAGACAAGTCAGGCTGCAGTGACCTCAGGATCCAGAGTCAGTGGAGAGCAGCATCCTCAGAAACCCAGCAAACAGCGCTCCCAACAGGGCTTCAGTGTACTACAGAAACTGTCTGCTGAGTAAGTTCAGTTACAGTGTATgtccactaccagtcaaaagtttggacacacgtactcattcaagggtttttatttatttttactattttttacattgtagaataatagtgaagacatcaaaactatgaaataacacatatggaatcatgtagtaacccacatttttttaaacaaatcaaaatatattttgtatttgagattcttcaaatagccaccctttgccttgatgacagctgggcacactcttggcattctctcaaccagcttcatgaggtagtcacctggtgacctggaatacatttcaattaacaggtgtgccttgttaaaagttaatttgtggaatttatttccttcttaatgtatttgagccaattagttgtgttgtgacaaggtagggtggggtatacagaagatagccctatttggtaaaagaccaagtccatattatggcaagaacagctcaaataagcaaagagaaaggacagtccatcattactttaagacatgaaggtcagtcaatattgaacatttcaagaacttttaaagtttcttcaagtgcagtcgcaaaaaccatcaagcgctatgatgaaactggctctcatgaggaccaccacaggaatggaagacccagagttatctctgctgcagaggataagttcataagagttaccagcctcagaaattgcagctcaaataaatgcttcagagttcaagtcacagacacatctcaacatcaactgttcagaggggactgtgtgaatcaggccttcatggtcgaattgctgcaaagaaaccactactaaaggacaccaataagaagaagatacctgcttgggccaagaaacatgagcaatggacattagaccagtggaaatgtaacctttggtctggagtccaaattggagatatttggttccaactgctgtgtctttgtgagacgcggtgtgggtgaactgatgatctccgcatgtgtatttcccacggtaaagcatggaggaggaggtgttatgtgtgagtgtgctttgcttgtgacactgtctgtgatttatttagaattcaaggcacacagcattctgcagcaatatgccatcccatctggtttgggcttagtgggactatcatttgtttttcaacaggacaatgacccaacacacctccaggctgtgtaagtgctattttaccaagaaggagagtgatggagtgctgcatcagatgacctggcctccacagtcccccgacctcaacccaattgagatggtttgggatgagtcggacggtagtgtgaaggaaaagcaggcaacaagtgctaagcatatgtgggaactccttcaagactgttggaaaagcattccaggtgaagctggttgagagaatgccaagagtgtgcaaagttgtcatcaaggcaatgggtggctaccttgtcagaacacaactgattggctcaaacacgttaagaaggaaagaaattccacagattaacttttaacaaggcacacctgttaatttaaatgcattccaggtgactacctcatgaagctggttgagagaatgccaagagcgtgcaaagctgtcagcaaggcaaagggtggctactatgaagaatctcaaatctcaaatatattttgacttgtttaacacttttggttactacatgattccatatgtgttatttcgtagttttgatatcttcactattattctacaatgtagaaaatagtaaaaataaagaaaaaaaacttgaatgagtacgtgtgtccaaacttttgactggtactgtatgtattaactgtgtttttttttaaatatatgtgTCGTTTTTTCTTGTATATAACCACTCCACAAAAGAAGTCCCCTgatttaattttttaaaaattttaATTCAATTTAATACAATAAGAAGCCTAATGTGAAATGTGTTACAAATGAACAAAGTACAGGAAATCATGTCACCCTACTGTATGTAGGGTAAATTATAAATACATCATTTCCCTGTTGACAATCTCAGAGAACGGAGGATCACGAATGAATGTCTACATGGTGTGGTGAGTCTAACCATTATGTAGAGTTTATAGAGGCAATCAGCTGGTGCTATATCTATTTGTGGacgtataaattaatgatatgtacccattgatctTGAAGAAGATAAGTTATAAATGCCTCATTAGCTTAGTTcgactgtcgtaccccatcagaacccaagaTATGAACTTGTTTTACTCTTATGTTTGTAAACagagtaaatgtaaacaaacagcctcaaaacatggttaaaactatagtcttgatatcatggatggtcagtccttggcaTCCTCTatttatgaatttgagagtggttacatttctccaaacccatccctcagctttttactgaaacaggggcattctgttttgttattgtttctacggctgattgcccctttaaggtatTAGTTATTAGTATAAGATATTAGTTCAGAGATTTCAGTAACTATCCTTAAAGTCACATTGAGAAAGGTTACCATGTATCTCATTGCCGACTAAAGCGTTGTCAAATTATGAATTGATTCAACAACACAGTGGTTAAAAAGGAACCTCTactgaaatgtttttattttctccTTTCTTCAAAATTCAGATTAGTTTGGAGGACCTGAGTCACGCATCGGATGGCATCATCGACTGGGTGGTGACCGTCACCACTGAAGTTCTCCTCCCTGCCATCTCCCAGTGCAAAGCTCTGAGAAGCAGATCCTCCTCCAGCACTAAACAGGATCCACAGAGAAGGTCCCCATCAGAGGCCACGCTGCTACAGGCCCCAtcaatatcaacatcatcatcaacacCTCCACACTCTGGTGCCTCCCCAGTGAGACTGAGAATCATCCCCAAAATGTCCAGCTTCCTTACAGGCCAGGGTGACGCTACCGGTCGCCTTCTGGGGGAACGGCCCCTTGGATCCCTgttaggtggagaggtgaggacagATGCTGAGTTAGAACACAAGGCCAGCAGGGTGGTGGCTGTGGTTCTACAAGGGGTCTGGACTATGACATCAGTAGACACTAGCGACCCTGAGATGGGGGCTCTTCTCTCAGGCATTCTCAAGAACATCCCCATGGTGTTGAATCCTGCTGCAGCTGCAGATAGAGAAAGCTCTGACAGTCAGAGTCCCTTGGAGACAGTTGACATTGGGCAGAGAATCAACCCAGGGTTTTTCCTCTCAGACGAGCACATCAGCGGTATTTGCTCAGACACGGTGACCAGCGCATGCAGCAACGCCAGGTTCTCTGTATTGGAGGACAAGTCTCTAGGCTTCACTGATGACAGAACCCTGGCTCCTCCATCACCGCTTTGTCAGAAGTCCCAGTGTTGCCTGACTGCTGGAGAAGAGACAGGCagggctccctctctctctgagcagCACAGCACCACCTCCCTACAGGAAAGACAGTCATGTTCCTCACACTGCAGCCAGACATCAGGGCAGAGTGCTGCCTCCCTCTCTGGTAGTCAGAGTCCAGACGAGCTCCTCACCCCTGAGGTGAAGCAGAGGATTATCATGGCTGTGGAGGAGATCATCACAGAGGGCGGTGAGGACGAAGCCTCTGGATCCACAGAGCTGTGTGAAGCTGTGTCACCAGGCTCTCGCCGCTTCACTCCCACTACCAGCCTGGCAGCCAGCAACATTGTGTCTGTTGTTCTGCACGGCCTAAAGGACACCATCGGTGCGGTTCAGTCCAAAGAGGTCACCAGGTCAGAGTTGGAAAAGACAATCAGCCAAAGCCTGGTCAACTCTGTGATGGTGATCCTGAAGAGTCGGTTGATGCTGGATGCTCAGGTTCCTGTGGTGCAGGGGGACAACTCCACCCTGAAGACCTCAGAGCAGATCCCACATGGAACCATGGAGACCCCAGAGCTGATCCCATCTGTAACCATGGAGACCTCAGAGCTGATCCCAGACAGAACCATAGAGCCTCCAGGATGTTCCTCAGACATAGCTGTGGATAAGAACCACATCTCCTCCAAGGTGATGAGGACATCGATTATGAGGCCAGCATACCGCCACTTTCCTATCTTCTCCCTCCATCGTGGATGGTGAATCCCATAAAGTTCAGAAGGTCCACCTCATTCAGGGAGGCTCTCAGTATCAGTGCTCCCATGCGTGCCTTCCTGGACTCCAAGGACCTAGAGGTTCCTTCGCAGCCCCAACACTCTGCCGCTTCTCTGAGAACTGATCTCGCATCGTGGTGCGACCGATCCTGAGTCCAAAATGGCGAAGACGACGTCAGTGAGAACGTGTTTCTCAGACACGACAGTCACCA
This window of the Coregonus clupeaformis isolate EN_2021a unplaced genomic scaffold, ASM2061545v1 scaf0490, whole genome shotgun sequence genome carries:
- the LOC121540888 gene encoding uncharacterized protein LOC121540888, translated to MESVGSVERSEVETVQKSYSYQSIVGIPAAKGACMMDTNPNVLGLEDQHRTASSSSSGCRETSQAAVTSGSRVSGEQHPQKPSKQRSQQGFSVLQKLSAEERRITNECLHGVISLEDLSHASDGIIDWVVTVTTEVLLPAISQCKALRSRSSSSTKQDPQRRSPSEATLLQAPSISTSSSTPPHSGASPVRLRIIPKMSSFLTGQGDATGRLLGERPLGSLLGGEVRTDAELEHKASRVVAVVLQGVWTMTSVDTSDPEMGALLSGILKNIPMVLNPAAAADRESSDSQSPLETVDIGQRINPGFFLSDEHISGICSDTVTSACSNARFSVLEDKSLGFTDDRTLAPPSPLCQKSQCCLTAGEETGRAPSLSEQHSTTSLQERQSCSSHCSQTSGQSAASLSGSQSPDELLTPEVKQRIIMAVEEIITEGGEDEASGSTELCEAVSPGSRRFTPTTSLAASNIVSVVLHGLKDTIGAVQSKEVTRSELEKTISQSLVNSVMVILKSRLMLDAQVPVVQGDNSTLKTSEQIPHGTMETPELIPSVTMETSELIPDRTIEPPGCSSDIAVDKNHISSKFRRSTSFREALSISAPMRAFLDSKDLEVPSQPQHSAASLRTDLASWCDRS